In Dolichospermum flos-aquae CCAP 1403/13F, the following proteins share a genomic window:
- a CDS encoding alpha-ketoacid dehydrogenase subunit beta has product MAETLFFNALREAIDEEMSRDSSVFILGEDVGHYGGSYKVTKDLHQKYGDLRVLDTPIAENSFTGIAVGAAMTGLRPIIEGMNMGFLLLAFNQISNNAGMLRYTSGGNFKIPMVIRGPGGVGRQLGAEHSQRLEAYFQAVPGLKIVACSTPYNAKGLLKAAIRDDNPVLFFEHVLLYNLKEDLPETEYVLPLDKAEVVRPGKDVTILTYSRMRYHVLQAVKVLEKQGYDPEVIDLISLKPLDFETIGASIRKTHRVIVVEECMRTGGIGAELVASINDRLFDELDAPVLRLSSQDIPTPYNGNLERLTIIQPEQIVEAVQKMVALRI; this is encoded by the coding sequence ATGGCAGAAACACTATTTTTCAACGCCCTGCGGGAAGCTATTGACGAAGAAATGTCCCGCGATTCTAGCGTATTCATTCTGGGTGAAGACGTAGGACACTACGGCGGTTCTTATAAAGTTACTAAAGACTTACACCAAAAATATGGTGATTTGCGAGTTTTAGATACCCCCATTGCGGAAAATAGCTTTACTGGGATAGCTGTAGGGGCGGCTATGACTGGGTTAAGACCGATTATTGAAGGCATGAATATGGGCTTTCTGCTCCTGGCCTTCAACCAAATTTCTAATAATGCGGGGATGTTACGTTACACTTCCGGTGGTAACTTTAAAATCCCGATGGTGATTCGTGGTCCTGGGGGTGTGGGTAGACAGCTTGGTGCGGAACATTCCCAACGTCTTGAAGCTTATTTCCAAGCTGTTCCCGGTTTAAAAATTGTGGCTTGTTCCACACCTTATAACGCTAAAGGATTACTGAAAGCAGCTATCCGCGATGATAACCCGGTGTTATTTTTTGAACACGTTTTACTTTATAACTTAAAAGAAGACCTGCCAGAAACAGAATATGTGCTACCGCTAGATAAAGCTGAAGTTGTTCGTCCAGGTAAGGATGTGACAATTCTCACTTATTCGCGGATGCGGTATCATGTGCTGCAAGCTGTGAAAGTTTTGGAAAAACAAGGTTACGATCCAGAAGTTATTGACTTAATTTCCTTGAAACCTCTTGATTTTGAAACTATTGGCGCATCAATTCGCAAGACTCACCGGGTGATTGTTGTGGAAGAGTGCATGAGAACTGGGGGTATTGGTGCAGAATTAGTTGCTTCTATTAATGACCGCTTATTTGATGAATTAGATGCACCTGTGTTGCGGCTTTCTTCTCAAGATATCCCCACACCTTACAATGGTAATCTTGAGCGTCTAACTATTATCCAACCAGAGCAAATCGTCGAAGCAGTCCAGAAAATGGTGGCTTTGCGAATTTAG
- the cobG gene encoding precorrin-3B synthase, which produces MQIPFTACPGLFYSTPAQDGLLYRLRIPGGIINYQQFQTIADIADNHGSGYIDITNRANIQIREIQQSINIEVLKKFQALALASTNAKIDHIRNIMTNPTAGIDTEELIDTRFLVKAWEEYITAHSPLGELSAKFSVCFDSGGKVSVRYQPNDIILAAELNNSNVYLRLYLSYGEKGEPAKDTGIVFKPEETITVLEALAETYLKHIDTKNRRKLRLREIINNITVKEYLHQVQQHHNPYILNIKKTPLRTSAPMREKTHIGIHPQSQTGLYYIGIVLPLGRLETSQIRGLANIAKRYGDSNIRLTPWQNLLLTDIPQNQISEVEQEITNLGLNSSPTDIKSFLVACSGKRGCAAAATETKDDALNLVKYLDSLMILDSSVNIHFSGCSKSCAQHTQADITLLGITTETPGYQVYVLGHLLYEYVTIAKIPILIPEMLAVYQKQRLNLQETFGQFIQRHSHQLNQLFKY; this is translated from the coding sequence TTGCAAATTCCATTTACCGCTTGTCCGGGATTATTTTACAGCACACCAGCCCAAGACGGTCTTCTTTATCGGCTAAGAATACCAGGGGGAATCATTAATTATCAACAATTTCAGACTATTGCAGATATTGCTGATAATCATGGTAGTGGCTATATTGATATTACTAACCGCGCTAATATTCAAATTAGAGAAATTCAACAAAGCATAAATATTGAAGTTCTGAAAAAATTCCAAGCATTAGCTTTAGCTTCTACCAATGCCAAGATAGATCATATCCGCAACATCATGACCAATCCCACAGCGGGTATTGATACAGAAGAATTAATAGATACTCGTTTCTTAGTGAAAGCTTGGGAAGAATATATTACCGCACATTCTCCGCTTGGTGAATTATCTGCAAAATTTAGCGTTTGCTTCGATAGTGGAGGCAAAGTTTCCGTAAGATATCAACCCAATGATATTATATTGGCAGCAGAATTAAATAACAGCAATGTATATTTGCGGTTATATCTCAGCTATGGAGAAAAAGGAGAACCAGCAAAAGACACAGGAATTGTATTCAAACCAGAAGAGACAATCACAGTTTTAGAAGCATTAGCAGAAACTTACCTCAAACATATAGACACCAAAAACCGTCGCAAATTACGTTTACGAGAAATAATCAATAACATCACAGTTAAAGAATATCTTCATCAAGTCCAACAACACCACAACCCCTATATACTTAATATTAAAAAAACTCCTCTCCGTACTTCCGCGCCTATGCGAGAAAAAACTCATATTGGCATTCATCCCCAAAGCCAAACCGGATTATATTATATTGGCATAGTCTTACCCTTGGGAAGATTAGAAACTTCGCAAATTAGAGGTTTAGCAAATATTGCCAAAAGGTATGGTGATAGTAATATCAGGTTAACACCTTGGCAAAACTTACTATTAACCGATATTCCCCAAAACCAAATTAGCGAAGTTGAGCAAGAAATTACCAATTTAGGTTTAAACTCATCACCAACCGACATCAAAAGTTTTTTAGTAGCTTGTTCCGGGAAACGGGGTTGTGCTGCTGCGGCCACAGAAACTAAAGATGATGCCTTAAATTTGGTAAAATACCTGGACAGTCTGATGATTCTAGATTCTTCAGTCAATATCCACTTTAGTGGTTGTAGCAAATCTTGCGCTCAACACACACAAGCTGATATTACTCTACTTGGTATTACCACAGAAACCCCTGGCTATCAAGTTTATGTTTTGGGTCATTTACTTTATGAATATGTGACTATAGCGAAAATTCCGATTTTGATTCCAGAAATGTTGGCAGTGTATCAAAAACAACGTCTAAATTTACAAGAAACCTTTGGACAATTTATTCAGCGTCACAGCCACCAATTAAATCAATTATTTAAGTATTAA
- the cbiE gene encoding precorrin-6y C5,15-methyltransferase (decarboxylating) subunit CbiE, whose protein sequence is MQKWLSIIGIGEDGLAGLSPIAVSCFDKAKIIFGGERHLSMLPPDDNREKISWKSPFQTSITEIISRRGEAVCILASGDPLCYGVGATILKDIDISEITIIPAPSAFSLACSRLGWSLTEVETLSLCGRPVSLLQSYIYPGAKLLILSEGKNTPAHVAEILINRGYGNSQITVLEKMGNIEETIITDIATNWQEENIALLNTIAVECIADRGIVGLSRFPGLPDDAFHHDGQLTKREVRAVTLSSLAPLPGELLWDVGAGCGSISIEWLRSDRRCCAIAIEQNSTRLNYIADNAAALGTPNLQIMAGKALEVIPNLPAPNAIFIGGGVTASEILENCWNVLLPGGRMVANVVTLAGEQRLYQWYEKVGGNFTRIAIQRAEPIGKFLGWKAMSPVTQWVGVKN, encoded by the coding sequence ATGCAAAAATGGTTATCAATTATCGGTATCGGTGAAGATGGTTTAGCAGGGTTAAGTCCCATAGCTGTTTCCTGCTTCGACAAAGCTAAAATTATCTTCGGTGGGGAACGTCATCTTTCCATGTTACCCCCTGACGACAACCGGGAAAAAATTTCCTGGAAATCACCTTTTCAAACTTCCATAACCGAAATTATCAGTCGTCGTGGTGAAGCAGTTTGTATTTTAGCTAGTGGCGACCCTCTATGTTATGGTGTAGGTGCAACTATTCTTAAAGATATTGATATTTCGGAAATTACTATTATTCCTGCACCTTCCGCTTTTAGTCTGGCTTGTTCTCGATTAGGATGGTCATTAACGGAAGTGGAAACTTTAAGTTTATGTGGTCGTCCGGTTTCTTTACTGCAATCTTATATTTATCCCGGTGCAAAATTATTAATTTTAAGTGAGGGAAAAAATACTCCGGCTCATGTGGCGGAAATTTTAATAAATCGCGGTTATGGTAATAGTCAAATTACCGTTTTAGAAAAAATGGGTAATATTGAAGAAACCATTATAACAGATATCGCTACTAATTGGCAAGAAGAAAATATCGCTCTTTTAAATACTATTGCGGTGGAATGTATTGCTGATAGGGGAATTGTGGGTTTATCGAGATTTCCCGGTTTACCTGATGATGCTTTTCATCATGATGGACAATTGACGAAAAGGGAAGTCCGGGCGGTGACTTTATCGAGTTTAGCACCTTTACCGGGGGAGTTGCTTTGGGATGTGGGGGCTGGTTGTGGCTCTATTTCTATAGAATGGTTGCGGAGTGATAGAAGATGTTGTGCGATCGCTATTGAACAAAATTCTACTAGACTAAATTATATTGCCGATAATGCGGCTGCTTTGGGAACACCAAATTTACAAATTATGGCAGGTAAAGCGTTAGAAGTTATCCCAAATTTACCAGCACCAAACGCAATTTTTATTGGTGGTGGTGTGACAGCATCAGAAATATTAGAAAATTGTTGGAATGTGTTGCTTCCTGGAGGTAGAATGGTGGCTAATGTTGTCACTTTGGCAGGTGAACAAAGATTATATCAATGGTATGAAAAAGTGGGAGGAAACTTTACCCGCATTGCTATTCAACGAGCCGAACCTATTGGTAAATTTCTAGGTTGGAAAGCAATGTCTCCTGTGACTCAATGGGTAGGAGTTAAAAATTGA
- the secF gene encoding protein translocase subunit SecF: protein MRLDINKARVTWWTISAVIILIGIISMVISSLNPSIKAPLRPSLDFIGGTRLQFVRDCDKPGNCDQPIDINLVREVAKSQGLGDSSIQLISENGQENGITIRTKNLETEQRTKLQTALTEKIGAFDPQKNQIDSVGATLGKELFTSGILALIVSFVGITVYMAFRFQLDYALLAIVALFHDILVTTGVFSILGLVFGVEVDSLFIVALLTITGFSVNDTVVIYDRIRETIKLHPEQPIAEVVDDAVNQTLSRSINTTLTTLLTLTAIFLFGGETLHYFSLALIVGFIMGAYSSIFIASTLLIWWRERSQNYQVEPPVTSPES, encoded by the coding sequence ATGAGATTAGATATTAACAAAGCCAGGGTTACTTGGTGGACTATTTCCGCTGTTATTATTCTGATCGGTATCATTTCCATGGTGATATCTTCCTTAAATCCCAGCATTAAAGCGCCTCTGCGTCCCAGTTTGGACTTTATTGGGGGAACAAGGTTGCAATTTGTCCGGGACTGTGACAAACCTGGTAACTGTGACCAGCCAATAGATATTAATCTGGTGCGAGAAGTCGCCAAATCCCAGGGACTTGGAGATAGTAGTATTCAATTAATATCAGAAAATGGCCAAGAAAATGGCATTACTATTCGCACAAAAAACCTGGAAACAGAACAGCGGACAAAGTTGCAAACTGCCTTAACTGAAAAAATCGGCGCTTTCGACCCGCAAAAAAACCAAATTGACTCCGTTGGTGCAACTTTAGGAAAGGAATTATTTACTTCGGGAATCTTAGCTTTAATAGTTTCCTTTGTCGGGATAACTGTTTATATGGCTTTCCGGTTTCAGTTGGACTATGCCTTATTAGCTATTGTGGCATTGTTTCACGATATTCTCGTCACAACTGGAGTTTTCTCAATTTTAGGCTTAGTTTTCGGTGTTGAGGTAGATAGTCTTTTCATTGTTGCTTTGTTAACTATCACAGGGTTTTCAGTCAATGATACTGTGGTAATTTATGACCGCATTCGGGAAACTATTAAACTTCATCCTGAACAACCAATTGCTGAGGTTGTTGATGATGCTGTTAACCAAACTTTATCTCGGTCAATCAACACGACTTTAACCACCTTACTGACATTAACTGCTATTTTCCTATTTGGTGGAGAAACGCTCCATTATTTCTCTCTAGCTTTAATTGTCGGCTTTATAATGGGAGCTTATTCTAGTATATTCATTGCCAGTACACTCCTGATTTGGTGGCGAGAACGCAGTCAAAATTACCAAGTTGAACCCCCTGTGACTTCTCCAGAAAGCTAA
- the secD gene encoding protein translocase subunit SecD, with amino-acid sequence MQKQRSLLALIIVLVIAAITVIVTIPVPLGLDLRGGSQLTIQVKPTAEIPQITERELEAVKKVVEGRINGLGVSEPLIQTIGTDKISVQLPGVNDPEQAERVLGGTAQLEFRVQKPNTETQLFALQVTKNDLKTKREDLKKSKDQAAIDQNKQEFDQSNQAVAELFESTNPPLTGKYLQDAYGQPTQGNNWDVAIRFDQKGGELFAGLTKDLAGTGRGIGIFLDNELISSPSVGVEFAATGITGGSAVITGRFQAQEANDLGVQLRGGALPVPVEIAERRTVGATLGKDSIQRSIYAGIGGLTLVLIFMVWYYRLPGMIANISLLIYSLLTWAAFCLLSVTLTLPGIAGFILSIGMAVDANVLIFERTREELQSGKSLYRSVESGFYRAFSSILDSNVTTWIACAALFWLGSGLVKGFALTLALGVGVSMFTAITCSRTLMFLVISIPSLRKTEFYAPNVPVTNKTGVAR; translated from the coding sequence ATGCAAAAACAGCGATCGCTATTAGCGTTAATTATAGTGTTGGTCATCGCCGCTATTACGGTGATTGTGACAATTCCTGTCCCCTTGGGACTAGACTTACGAGGTGGGTCACAGCTTACCATTCAGGTGAAACCAACGGCGGAAATTCCCCAAATCACCGAAAGAGAATTGGAAGCTGTAAAAAAAGTAGTGGAAGGGCGGATTAATGGTCTTGGTGTTTCTGAGCCATTAATTCAAACTATCGGTACAGATAAGATTTCCGTACAACTACCTGGTGTCAATGATCCAGAACAAGCAGAACGGGTATTAGGCGGTACAGCGCAATTAGAGTTCCGTGTCCAAAAACCGAATACAGAAACTCAACTTTTTGCTCTTCAGGTAACAAAAAATGACCTGAAAACCAAGCGCGAAGACTTGAAAAAGAGTAAAGATCAAGCAGCAATTGATCAAAATAAGCAAGAGTTTGATCAAAGTAATCAAGCAGTTGCAGAATTGTTTGAAAGTACGAATCCACCCCTAACAGGTAAATATCTCCAGGATGCCTACGGTCAGCCCACTCAAGGCAATAACTGGGATGTGGCTATCCGTTTTGATCAAAAGGGTGGTGAACTCTTTGCTGGACTCACAAAAGACCTCGCTGGCACTGGTCGTGGGATCGGTATTTTCCTTGATAATGAACTGATCAGTTCACCTAGTGTAGGTGTAGAATTTGCTGCTACTGGGATTACTGGCGGTTCTGCGGTAATTACAGGTCGTTTTCAAGCCCAAGAAGCCAATGATTTAGGCGTACAATTACGCGGTGGTGCATTACCTGTTCCTGTGGAAATTGCGGAGAGAAGAACGGTAGGGGCTACTTTAGGAAAAGATAGTATTCAAAGAAGTATCTACGCTGGTATTGGTGGTCTGACTTTAGTATTAATATTTATGGTGTGGTACTATAGATTACCAGGAATGATAGCGAATATATCACTATTGATTTACTCCCTACTGACTTGGGCTGCTTTCTGTTTACTGAGTGTCACCCTCACCTTACCGGGAATTGCGGGTTTTATTCTCAGTATCGGTATGGCAGTTGATGCTAACGTTTTGATTTTTGAACGCACCAGGGAAGAACTACAATCAGGTAAATCTTTGTATCGTTCTGTAGAATCCGGTTTTTACCGCGCCTTTTCTAGTATTTTGGATAGTAACGTTACTACCTGGATTGCTTGTGCTGCATTGTTTTGGTTAGGTTCAGGACTAGTCAAAGGCTTTGCTCTTACCTTAGCTTTAGGCGTGGGTGTGAGTATGTTTACCGCAATTACTTGTAGTCGCACATTGATGTTTTTAGTTATTTCCATTCCCTCTTTGCGGAAAACAGAATTTTATGCTCCTAATGTGCCAGTAACAAATAAGACAGGAGTGGCACGATGA